A genomic window from Chelonoidis abingdonii isolate Lonesome George chromosome 26, CheloAbing_2.0, whole genome shotgun sequence includes:
- the ZC3H10 gene encoding zinc finger CCCH domain-containing protein 10 — MPDRDNYNNGSSSDEAGANSDDICRDFLRNVCKRGKRCRFRHPDISEVTNLGVRKNEFIFCHDFQNKECVRLNCRFIHGTKEDEDYYKKTGELPPRLRQKVAAGLGLSPADLPNSKEEVPICRDFLKGDCQRGAKCKFQHLQREYEYDARVIAARDPGIATTVRRYDPYDVMYDPDRYDDHDPVLKRRRVDGLHFETYEYSFTSPRTVEYRLLEEENIMLRKRVEDLKKQVNNLLATNEVLLEQNAQFRNQAKVMTLSSTATATEQTLAPTVGTVTNYNHSIAQTHTTLSSQALQPRPVTQQDLVAPAGAQAAPPTNAAPPMNPEITPLSAALAQTIAQGMAPPVSMAPVAVSVAPVAVSMAQPLGGITMSHATTPMVTYPIASQSMRITAIPH, encoded by the coding sequence ATGCCCGACCGTGACAACTACAACAATGGCAGTAGCAGTGACGAGGCGGGTGCCAACTCTGACGACATCTGCCGCGACTTCCTGCGCAATGTCTGCAAGCGAGGCAAGCGCTGCCGCTTCCGACACCCCGACATTAGCGAGGTCACCAACCTGGGCGTGCGCAAGAACGAATTCATCTTCTGCCACGACTTCCAGAACAAGGAGTGTGTGCGCCTCAACTGCCGCTTCATCCACGGCACCAAGGAGGATGAGGACTATTACAAGAAGACGGGGGAGCTGCCCCCGCGCCTGCGCCAGAAGGTGGCGGCTGGGCTCGGCCTCTCCCCGGCGGACCTGCCGAACAGCAAGGAGGAGGTGCCAATATGCAGGGACTTCCTGAAGGGCGACTGCCAGCGGGGAGCCAAGTGCAAGTTCCAGCACTTGCAGCGGGAGTACGAGTATGACGCCCGGGTCATCGCGGCCCGGGACCCCGGCATCGCCACCACCGTGCGCCGCTACGACCCCTATGATGTCATGTACGACCCTGACCGCTACGACGACCACGACCCGGTGCTGAAGCGGAGGCGGGTGGACGGGCTGCACTTCGAAACCTACGAGTACAGCTTCACCAGCCCGCGCACGGTGGAGTACCGGCTCCTGGAGGAGGAGAACATCATGCTGCGCAAGCGCGTGGAGGACCTCAAGAAGCAGGTCAACAACCTCCTGGCGACCAACGAGGTGCTGCTGGAGCAGAACGCCCAGTTCCGAAACCAGGCCAAAGTCATGACTCTCAGCTCCACCGCCACGGCCACCGAGCAGACCCTGGCCCCAACCGTGGGTACTGTCACCAATTATAACCACAGCATTGCCCAGACTCACACCAcgctcagcagccaggccctccaGCCACGGCCCGTCACCCAGCAGGATTTGGTggctccagctggagcacagGCAGCGCCCCCCACCAACGCAGCGCCCCCCATGAACCCTGAAATCACCCCACTCTCGGCTGCTCTGGCTCAGACCATCGCACAGGGCATGGCTCCTCCGGTCTCCATGGCGCCCGTGGCAGTGTCGGTGGCGCCCGTGGCAGTTTCAATGGCACAGCCGCTGGGAGGTATCACCATGAGCCATGCCACCACGCCCATGGTGACGTACCCCATCGCGTCGCAGAGCATGAGGATAACAGCCATCCCACACTAA
- the ESYT1 gene encoding extended synaptotagmin-1: MEKLLVENIAPMIRASSTHLQTFTFTKVDMGEKPLRVMGVNVHTGQNKKQILLDLTISYVGDVHIDVEVKKFFCKAGVKGMQLHGVLRVILEPLIGDMPIVGALTMFFIRRPTLDINWTGMTNLLDIPGLSSLSDSMIMDSIAAFLVLPNRLLVPLVPDLHDVAQLRSPLPRGIVRVHLREARDLQSKDKYVKGLIEGKSDPYALVRVGTQVFTSQVIDESLNPTWNEMYEFVVHEVPGQELEVELFDKDPDQDDFLGRMKLDFGEVLKAHVLEEWFPLQDSGRGQLHLRLEWLKLLSDASKLEQVLQRNRGISSKPEAPSAAILVVYLDRAQELPLKKSGKEPNPMVQLSVQDITRESRVVYNTSSPVWEDAFRFFLQDPANQDIDIQVKDDTQQTSLGSLSIRLSRLLSAEDLTLDQWFQLENSGPGSRIYMKLVMRILFLDAPEVCNTPRPCAPGQLDGETSTFAGSSVDMPPRPSRASPDAQFGTESVICIHLLEAENLIAKDNFMGGMIRGKSDPYAKVRLGGQSFRSHVIKEELSPRWNEVYEVVVNEIPGQEVEFEIYDKDIDKDDFLGRCKIPLKRVLRSRFIDELRKGSKPPSAYVSLSVRNVSYKSKLLPPLQTGHLHLGSIWDEAFSFLVKRPHVEVSLELQVKDEGGQGLGSLSLPLTQLLAAETLTLDRWFPLSRAGPGSQVLLRVQLGILVSQHSGVEPRSAPSAGEEAESPPGGSELELYVGEDGDPGGAGPAQELRQRLTHADSNSELVEGPLGQLQLTVWYHMDERKLVVIVHSCRKLRASSKDIPDPYVSLILLPDKNRMTKRKTTVRKRTLNPEFSERFEWELPLEEATRRKLEACVKNSVSFMSREKEPLGKVHLDLSQMDLAQVKAQWHNLKDNRSSS, encoded by the exons ATGGAGAAGTTGCTGGTGGAGAACATCGCCCCCATGATCCGTGCCTCCAGCACCCACCTGCAGACTTTCACCTTCACCAAGGTCGACATGGGCGAGAAG CCCCTCAGGGTCATGGGCGTGAATGTTCACACTggccagaacaagaagcaaatcCTGCTGGACCTGACTATCAG CTATGTGGGGGATGTGCACATCGACGTGGAGGTGAAGAAATTCTTCTGCAAGGCTGGGGTGAAGGGGATGCAG CTGCACGGGGTGCTGCGTGTCATCCTGGAGCCCCTCATCGGGGACATGCCCATCGTGGGGGCCCTGACCATGTTCTTCATCCGACGCCCC acTCTGGACATTAACTGGACGGGGATGACCAACCTCCTGGATATCCCAGGGCTCAG ctccctgtcggACTCGATGATCATGGACTCCATCGCGGCTTTCCTGGTGCTGCCCAACCGCCTGCTGGTGCCCCTGGTGCCCGACCTGCATGACGTGGCCCAGCTCCGCTCCCCGCTGCCCAGG GGGATTGTCCGCGTCCACCTCCGGGAGGCCAGGGACCTGCAGTCCAAGGACAAGTACGTGAAGGGGCTGATCGAGGGCAAGTCGGACCCCTACGCCCTCGTCCGTGTGGGCACCCAGGTCTTCACCAGCCAGGTCATCGACGAGAGCCTGAACCCCACCTGGAACGAGATGTACGAG ttcgTGGTGCACGAGGTGccggggcaggagctggaggtGGAACTGTTTGACAAGGACCCCGACCAGGACGACTTCCTGGGCAG GATGAAGCTGGATTTTGGGGAGGTGCTGAAGGCCCACGTGCTGGAGGAG TGGTTCCCGTTGCAGGACAGTGGCCGGGGCCAGCTCCACCTGCGCCTGGAGTGGCTCAAGCTCCTGTCCGATGCCTCCAAGCTGGAGCAG gtcctcCAGAGGAACCGGGGAATCTCCTCCAAGCCGGAGGCGCCGTCGGCTGCCATCCTGGTTGTCTACCTGGACCGGGCCCAGGAGCTTCCC CTGAAGAAGTCCGGCAAGGAGCCCAACCCCATGGTGCAGCTCTCGGTGCAGGACATCACGCGGGAGAGCAGA GTTGTCTATAACACCAGCTCCCCAGTCTGGGAGGACGCCTTCCGCTTCTTCCTCCAGGACCCAGCCAATCAGGACATCGACATCCAG GTGAAGGACGACACGCAGCAGACCAGCCTGGGCTCGCTCAGCATCCGCCTGTCCCGCCTGCTGAGTGCCGAGGACCTGACGCTGGACCAGTGGTTCCAGCTGGAGAACTCGGGGCCAGGCAGCCGCATCTACATGAAGCTCGTCATGCGG ATCCTGTTCCTGGACGCCCCCGAGGTCTGCAACACTCCCCGGCCGTGTGCCCCGGGCCAGTTGGACGGGGAAACCAGCACCTTTGCTGGCAGCAGTGTGGACATGCCACCCCGGCCCAGCCGAGCCAGCCCCGATGCCCAGTTTGGCACCGAG aGCGTGATCTGCATTCACCTGCTGGAAGCCGAGAATCTCATCGCCAAGGATAACTTTATGGGTGGCATGATCCGGGGCAAGTCAGACCCCTATGCCAAGGTGCGGCTGGGTGGGCAGAGCTTCCGCAGCCACGTCATCAAGGAGGAGCTGAGCCCCCGCTGGAACGAGGTCTACGAG gtCGTTGTGAACGAGatcccaggccaggaggtggaGTTCGAGATCTACGACAAAGACATCGACAAGGACGACTTCCTGGGCAG GTGTAAGATCCCCCTGAAGCGAGTCCTGAGGAGCCGGTTCATCGACGAG ctCCGGAAGGGCTCCAAGCCCCCCAGCGCCTACGTCAGCCTTTCCGTCCGGAACGTCTCCTACAAGAGCAA gctcctcccacccctccagacCGGCCACCTCCACCTCGGATCCATCTGGGACGAGGCTTTCTCCTTCCTCGTCAAGCGCCCCCACGTGGAGGTCTCTTTGGAGCTGCAG GTGAAGGacgagggggggcagggcctggggtcgctgagcctgcccctcacccagctgctggcagctgagACGCTGACGCTCGATCGCTGGTTCCCACTCAGCCGCGCCGGCCCCGGCAGCCAGGTCCTGCTGCGAGTGCAGCTCGGG atcCTGGTCTCCCAGCACTCGGGGGTGGAGCCCCGCAGCGCCCCATCTGCTGGCGAGGAGGCCGAGAGCCCCCCTGGGGGGTCGGAGCTGGAGCTCTACGTCGGGGAGGACGGGGACCCCGGGGGTGCCGGGCCTGCCCAGGAGCTGCGCCAGCGCCTCACCCACGCGGACAG TAACTCGGAGCTGGTGGAGGgccccctgggccagctgcaacTCACAGTCTGGTACCACATGGATGAGCGCAAGCTAGTTGTCATCGTACATTCCTGCAG GAAGCTGAGGGCCAGTTCGAAGGATATTCCCGACCCCTACGTCTCCCTGATCCTCCTGCCCGACAAGAACCGCATGACCAAGAGGAAAACCACCGTGCGGAAAAGGACCCTGAACCCCGAGTTCAGTGAGAG gtTCGAGTGGGAACTGCCCCTGGAGGAGGCCACCCGGAGGAAGCTCGAGGCCTGCGTCAAAAACAGCGTCTCCTTCATGTCCCGGGAGAAGGAGCCCCTGGGGAAG GTGCATCTTGACCTGTCGCAGATGGACCTGGCCCAGGTCAAGGCCCAGTG GCACAACTTGAAAGACAACAGGAGCAGCTCTTAG